The DNA sequence CACGTGGGCTGCGAGTTCGCGCGCAAGGAACGCACGGATGTCGCGGTCGAGGTCGGCGGTGGACACGGTGGACCGCGCCGGCTGCGCCAGGAGCGGCGCACTGAGGGCGAGCAAGAGCAGAGGGATCAAGATGCGTCTCATCTGTAATTTGCGATGGGCGATTTGTGATTTGCGATTATGCGGGCTGTCCGCCCTGAGGATTCCCGTTGCCTGCTGCAGGCGAACTGCATAGGTCCTGGGGCGGCAAACGACGCGGCCCCAGGATGACCTTTCCGTGAAAAATTGTGGTTCTTGATCTTCACTTCGCTGCTTTCCTTACGCGTGCAACTCTGACCGGCACGCGTGCCAGCACCGCTTCGAGGCTGCGCGGCGCGTCGGCGTCGATGCGCGCGGCGGCCTGCGTGTATCTCGGATCGTTGTAGCGGACGGCAGCGGCGAGAAGTGCCGGCACGATGTCGTCGGCATGGAAGTCGGCGATCTGTTCGTAGGGCCACTTCTCATCGCCGCTGGTGAACGGTATCAGGAAGTCGAGCGCGGCGCGCAGGCTGCGTCCGTCGGCGGTGCGGGCGTTCCAGAGATCGATGCCGGGCCCTTCGCCGAGACGCGCCAGTTGAACGAGAGCATTGAGGTTAAAGACGCTATAGCCGAATGATTTTGTCCGCGCCAGCTCCAGGGGCTGGCGGCCGTCGGGCTCGATCTGGACGGCGATGCGCTTCGACCGAACTTCGTTGAGGACGGCGCGCGCGATGGCGCGCTGATGCGTGAACAGCGCGAGCGCGACGAGCTGTCCGTCGTACCACGTGCCGTGATTGTTCTTCGCGGCGGCTTCGTCTTTGCCGTTCTTGCTCTCACGCAGCCACTTCACGAACTCGGCGCACCAGCGCTCCATTCCCCGCTGGTCGGCAGCGGTCCATGACCTGGAGCCGGCGAGCATGCCGACCGCGTCGACGATGCGAGGGAAGCCGCGCGTTTCGATGAGGCCGATGCCACGCCCGTCGTTGATGCCGCGGATGGCCTGCGCGTACGTCAGGTTGGGATTCATGCGCGTGGCGGGTGTGAGAAACCACGCGCGGAGCAGTTCGGCGGCGTGCGCGGCGTAGCGCTCGTCGCCGAGCAGGTAGTAAGCGAGCGCGAGCGTGTGCGTGGCTGAGACGAGGCGGCCGAAGTTGTCGTGGTCGGAGATCTTTCGGATCTCGGGATTGGTCTCCCCATCGCGGCGGATATAGGGGAGCCCGTCGGGCTTGGATGGATCGGGCCACCAGTAGGGGGCCATGGACATGTAGTCGTGCTTGTCGCCGCTGGGCGGGGTGAGCGACTTGTCCACAACGCTCATGAGCGGCTGTTGCAGCGCTTTTTCGGCGTCGGCGCGGAGCCTGGCGGCGACGGCGGGGGCCAGCGTGGTGCGGGCCGACATCAGGGTTGCGGGATTGACCAGGAAGACCCGGGGCGCGCTTTGCGCGTCAGTCAGGGCGGAAGCGAATATGAGGCTGACGACAATGACTCGTTTCATCATGCTTTGGTTCTCTTTGAACCTGGCTACGGCAGCGTGACCCTTGTTCGCGCCTCGTACGCGCGTTTGTGGCCAAGAAGCGATGGGCAGCTCGCATCCGCGGCGTCTTTCGCTGCGCCCAGGATGACTCAAATCAAACGAACACTTTTCTGCTACCAACTGTGCATCGTGCCGTCGAGCTTGCGGTTCACCGGCAGGTAGGCGCGCTTGTACGGATACTGCGCCGCGAGTTTCTCGTCGATGTCCACGCCAAGTCCGGGTTTGTCGCCCGGGTGCATGGAGCCGTCCTTGAATGTGTAGGCGTGCGGAAAGACCTTGTCGGTTTCTTCGGTGTGGCGCATGTATTCCTGAATGCCGAAGTTGTGCACGCTCAGGTCGAAGTGCAGCGCGGCGGCCATGCAGACGGGCGAAAGGTCGGTGGCGCCGTGGCAGCCGGTGCGCACCTGGTAAAGCTCGGCGAGCGAGGCGATCTTGCGCAGGTGCGAGATGCCGCCGGAGTGGACGACCGTGGCGCGGATGTAGTCGATGAGCTGCTCCTGGATGAGCTGATGGCAGTCGAAGATCGTGTTGAACACTTCGCCCACGGCGATGGGTGTAATGGTATGCCTGCGGATCAGGCGGAATCCTTCCTGGAGCTCAGCGGGCGTGGGATCTTCCAGCCAGAACAGGTGATACGGTTCCAACGCTTTGCCGGCGCGCGCCGCCTCGATGGGCGTGAGGCGGTGGTGGACGTCGTGCAACAGGTGGACATCTTCGCCAAATTCCTTGCGCAGGCGCGCGAAGAGCGTGGCGACGAAGTTCAGGTAGGCTTCGGTGCTCCACGCGTTTTCCGGCGGCGCGTCTTTTTCGGCGGGCTCGTAGTACATCTTGCCGC is a window from the Terriglobales bacterium genome containing:
- a CDS encoding alginate lyase family protein, producing MMKRVIVVSLIFASALTDAQSAPRVFLVNPATLMSARTTLAPAVAARLRADAEKALQQPLMSVVDKSLTPPSGDKHDYMSMAPYWWPDPSKPDGLPYIRRDGETNPEIRKISDHDNFGRLVSATHTLALAYYLLGDERYAAHAAELLRAWFLTPATRMNPNLTYAQAIRGINDGRGIGLIETRGFPRIVDAVGMLAGSRSWTAADQRGMERWCAEFVKWLRESKNGKDEAAAKNNHGTWYDGQLVALALFTHQRAIARAVLNEVRSKRIAVQIEPDGRQPLELARTKSFGYSVFNLNALVQLARLGEGPGIDLWNARTADGRSLRAALDFLIPFTSGDEKWPYEQIADFHADDIVPALLAAAVRYNDPRYTQAAARIDADAPRSLEAVLARVPVRVARVRKAAK
- the manD gene encoding D-mannonate dehydratase ManD; translation: MRITDAKVIVCSPGRNFVTLKLSTEDGIHGLGDATLNGRELAVASYLNDHVCPLLIGRDARRIEDTWQYLYQGAYWRRGPVTMAAISAVDTALWDIKAKAANQPLYQLLGGASRESVLVYGHASGTDVESTVSAVAYYLKLGYKAIRAQSGVPGLASTYGVGRGKMYYEPAEKDAPPENAWSTEAYLNFVATLFARLRKEFGEDVHLLHDVHHRLTPIEAARAGKALEPYHLFWLEDPTPAELQEGFRLIRRHTITPIAVGEVFNTIFDCHQLIQEQLIDYIRATVVHSGGISHLRKIASLAELYQVRTGCHGATDLSPVCMAAALHFDLSVHNFGIQEYMRHTEETDKVFPHAYTFKDGSMHPGDKPGLGVDIDEKLAAQYPYKRAYLPVNRKLDGTMHSW